One window of Lytechinus variegatus isolate NC3 chromosome 2, Lvar_3.0, whole genome shotgun sequence genomic DNA carries:
- the LOC121409071 gene encoding protein ALP1-like produces the protein MLGAALTKEMSLSTLNSTTNVTLLSTIFLNRIRRRRRHEAQERRRRYFEHFRRRQRETTSLMVLLLSMFDTDDTERIPRSVSSLPYSMHWWNNIVLASWDDQTWLENFRMTKETFMYLVEELKPHISRKDTNWRRAIPADQRLAIALWKLSTNIGYKTVAELFGVGTSTVHLIVVTVVSAINNVLKKYISIPTGKRLQECMECFEHKGFPQAVAAVDCCHMPILAPPSKREYINRKGFTSIILQAVVDGFGQFIDLDIGCPGSMDEAEVFRTSNISTKVKNNTIFSVQPKVIETTSIPALMLGDEPYPLMPNLMKPYNTELTLTPAQRVFNQRLSCCHGIVQQAFKRLKGRWCILDNMMDKFEKAPSVVLACCILHNIVESKHEPFLDEWTKGDVFSVPHRPVQDDAICGTNATSIRNALTLHFIDKGTTE, from the exons ATGCTGGGCGCGGCATTAACGAAGGAAATGTCTCTGTCAACATTAAATTCTACGACTAACGTTACGCTACTGAGCACAATATTCCTGAATCGTATCAGACGCAGACGCCGTCATGAAGCCCAAGAACGACGTAGGAGATATTTTGAACACTTCCGAAGACGCCAGCGTGAAACTACGAGCTTGATGGTTCTCCTCTTGTCGATGTTCGACACAGACGACACGGAACGCATCCCGCGGTCGGTTAGTTCGTTGCCCTATTCCATGCATTGGTGGAATAACATAGTCTTAGCATCATGGGACGATCAAACATGGCTCGAGAATTTCAG gatGACTAAAGAAACATTCATGTACCTTGTAGAAGAACTCAAACCCCACATTTCAAGGAAAGATACAAATTGGCGTAGGGCCATACCCGCAGACCAGCGTCTTGCTATTGCCCTTTGGAAGCTATCAACAAACATAGGGTATAAGACAGTAGCTGAATTGTTTGGAGTTGGAACATCAACTGTTCATCTCATAGTGGTGACTGTTGTATCAGCCATTAAcaatgttttgaaaaaatacatttccaTTCCTACAGGCAAGAGATTGCAG GAGTGTATGGAGTGCTTTGAACACAAGGGATTCCCTCAAGCTGTGGCAGCCGTTGATTGCTGTCATATGCCCATATTAGCTCCACCCAGCAAACGAGAGTACATCAACCGAAAAGGGTTTACATCCATTATACTTCAAGCGGTTGTTGATGGCTTTGGACAGTTCATTGATTTAGACATAGGATGCCCTGGTAGCATGGATGAAGCAGAAGTGTTTAGAACATCAAATATTTCTACAAAGGTGAAAAATAATACCATCTTCAGCGTACAACCCAAGGTCATCGAAACCACTTCCATTCCTGCCTTGATGCTTGGGGATGAACCATATCCTCTCATGCCAAACCTCATGAAACCATACAATACAGAATTAACACTAACACCTGCACAGAGAGTGTTCAATCAGAGACTAAGCTGTTGTCATGGTATAGTTCAACAGGCCTTCAAGCGTCTTAAAGGGAGATGGTGTATCCTTGATAATATGATGGACAAGTTTGAAAAGGCCCCCTCTGTAGTCCTAGCATGCTGCATTCTTCACAACATTGTAGAAAGCAAACATGAGCCATTCCTGGATGAGTGGACAAAAGGAGATGTTTTCTCTGTGCCACATAGGCCAGTCCAGGATGATGCTATCTGTGGAACAAATGCTACTTCCATCCGCAATGCACTTACTCTACACTTTATTGATAAAGGCACCACAGAGTAG
- the LOC121409074 gene encoding surfeit locus protein 2-like has translation MASPKRLEVDTKVIDFIKLFPSLKITDDAFSKAKKVTCSLTGHELPCRLAELEKYTNGKRFKTAQDRDKDKFEQYKPHIVPSTKKGRENQLFCTLTVRHINRVPAHVERHVNGRRYKKALEKYEECQRQGIKFKPLARSKKKESDSDSDIKKYSHHADSDTSDSEDESDDSMSDLYPREYFERLQDGGEDDGDSDFDIENNDCGLSTQNESKPTPSGQAKRKNKSKKGGRRKFAKTQSTNLSQNGMTEKKGKRRKGTGMT, from the exons ATGGCCTCTCCAAAAAGACTCGAAGTTGATACAAAAGTGATTGATTTTATAAAGCTCTTCCCGTCGCTCAAAATAACAGACGATGCTTTCAGCAAAGCTAAGAAG GTAACATGCAGTTTGACTGGTCATGAATTGCCATGCAGACTTGCTGAACTGGAGAAGTACACCAATGGCAAGAGGTTCAAGACTGCTCAGGACAGAGACAAAGACAAGTTTGAACAGTACAAGCCACACATTGTTCCTAGTACCAAGAAAGGAAGAga GAATCAGTTGTTCTGCACATTGACTGTGCGTCACATCAACCGTGTACCAGCTCATGTGGAACGTCATGTCAATGGAAGGAGGTACAAGAAAGCCCTAGAAAAAT ATGAAGAATGCCAGAGACAAGGTATCAAATTCAAGCCTCTTGCACGGAGCAAGAAGAAAGAGAGTGATTCTGATTCTGATATCAAGAAGTATAGCCATCATGCCGACAGTGATACCAGTGATTCTGAAGATGAGTCAGATGACAGTATGAGTGATTTATACCCTC GAGAATATTTTGAGAGATTGCAAGATGGAGGAGAAGATGATGGTGACTCTGATTTTGATATCGAGAACAATGACTGTGGATTAAGTACTCAAAACGAATCTAAACCTACACCTAGTGGTCAAGCTAAACGAAAG aataaatcaaagaaaggaggaagaagaaagttTGCCAAAACTCAATCAACAAATTTATCACAGAATGGAATGActgaaaagaaggggaaaaggagaaaagggactGGTATGACAtga